Proteins co-encoded in one Hymenobacter swuensis DY53 genomic window:
- a CDS encoding alpha/beta fold hydrolase: MTITQPTILFLHGFAESREVWTEFTREFPAEYRLLTINLPGHGTNVHDIRDYSMEAQARYVAEQLRQKNVENALLVCHSMGGYVALAFAERYPEMVAGLVLFHSTALPDTAEKKANRDKNMDFVRRHGVDKFMESFIRPLFAPANRECMLEQREFLEDIGRATPEATVLGALEAMKNRPDRTRILKEARFPVLFIAGKDDVAVPTESLLPQLALPVQSHALLLSDVGHLGYFEEPELTRRAVVDFAGVVFA, encoded by the coding sequence ATGACCATCACCCAACCCACCATCCTGTTCCTCCACGGCTTTGCCGAGTCCCGCGAAGTGTGGACGGAGTTCACCCGCGAGTTTCCCGCCGAGTACCGGCTGCTGACGATCAATTTGCCCGGCCACGGCACCAACGTACACGATATTCGGGACTATTCCATGGAAGCACAGGCCCGTTACGTGGCCGAGCAGCTGCGGCAGAAAAATGTGGAAAACGCCTTATTGGTGTGCCACAGCATGGGCGGCTACGTGGCCCTGGCCTTCGCCGAGCGGTACCCGGAAATGGTAGCTGGCCTCGTGCTTTTCCACAGCACCGCCCTGCCTGATACAGCCGAGAAAAAGGCCAACCGAGACAAAAACATGGACTTTGTGCGCCGTCACGGCGTCGATAAGTTCATGGAGTCGTTTATCCGGCCGCTGTTTGCGCCGGCCAACCGGGAGTGTATGCTGGAGCAGCGGGAGTTTCTGGAAGATATTGGCCGCGCCACTCCTGAAGCTACCGTGCTGGGCGCGCTGGAAGCCATGAAAAACCGTCCCGACCGCACCAGAATCCTCAAGGAGGCCCGCTTCCCGGTGCTGTTCATTGCCGGCAAAGACGACGTAGCCGTGCCCACCGAAAGCCTGCTGCCTCAGCTGGCGCTGCCGGTCCAAAGCCACGCCCTGCTCCTGAGCGACGTCGGCCACTTGGGCTACTTCGAGGAGCCTGAGCTAACGCGCCGCGCCGTGGTGGATTTTGCGGGGGTGGTATTTGCGTAA
- a CDS encoding O-acetylhomoserine aminocarboxypropyltransferase/cysteine synthase family protein encodes MSTQNFHFETLQLHAGQQPDPITGSRAVPIHQTTSYVFKNAEHGANLFALKEFGNIYTRLMNPTTDVFEQRVAALEGGVAALAVSSGQAAQFIALNNILQAGDNFVSTTHLYGGTYNQFKVAFKRLGIEVRFADGDQPSKFEALIDEKTKAIYLETIGNPSFSIPDFEAIAAIANKHDLPLIVDNTFGAGGYLFRPLEHGASIVVESATKWIGGHGTSVGGVIVDGGTYDFGNGKFPQFTEPSDGYHGLIFNDVFGKNGPFGNIAFIIRARVEGLRDFGPSQSPFNSFLLLQGLETLSLRVERTVENALRVATWLEQHPQVEAVNYPGLPSSPYHKLAQKYLKRGYGGVLTFAIKGSKETATQFIDNLKLVSHLANVGDAKTLIIQPSATTHQQLSDEEQRAAGVLPTLLRLSVGIEHFDDIRADLQQAFDAVRNAATPNTAEGTLLPEPETEHAAPLEV; translated from the coding sequence ATGTCCACGCAGAACTTCCACTTCGAGACGCTCCAACTCCACGCCGGCCAGCAGCCTGACCCCATAACCGGCTCCCGCGCCGTGCCGATTCATCAGACCACCAGCTACGTGTTCAAGAACGCCGAGCACGGCGCTAACCTGTTTGCCCTGAAGGAGTTCGGCAATATCTACACCCGCCTAATGAACCCTACCACCGACGTATTTGAGCAGCGCGTGGCGGCCCTGGAAGGCGGCGTAGCGGCTTTAGCGGTATCGTCGGGGCAGGCGGCCCAGTTCATTGCCCTCAACAACATCCTGCAGGCCGGCGACAACTTCGTGAGCACCACGCACCTGTACGGCGGCACCTATAACCAGTTCAAGGTGGCCTTCAAGCGCCTGGGCATTGAGGTGCGCTTTGCCGACGGGGACCAGCCCTCCAAGTTTGAAGCCCTGATCGACGAGAAGACTAAGGCCATCTACCTAGAAACCATTGGTAATCCCAGCTTCAGCATTCCGGATTTCGAGGCCATTGCCGCCATTGCCAACAAGCACGACTTGCCGCTTATCGTGGATAATACCTTCGGGGCGGGTGGCTACCTGTTCCGGCCCCTGGAGCACGGCGCCAGCATCGTGGTGGAATCGGCTACGAAGTGGATTGGAGGCCACGGCACCAGCGTGGGCGGCGTGATTGTGGACGGCGGCACCTACGACTTCGGCAACGGCAAGTTCCCGCAGTTCACGGAGCCATCCGACGGCTACCATGGGCTGATTTTCAACGATGTGTTCGGCAAGAACGGCCCGTTCGGCAACATTGCCTTCATCATCCGGGCCCGGGTAGAAGGCTTGCGGGACTTCGGTCCTTCGCAGAGCCCGTTCAACTCCTTCCTGCTGCTGCAGGGCCTCGAAACACTGAGCCTGCGGGTAGAGCGTACCGTGGAAAATGCGTTGCGGGTGGCTACCTGGCTGGAGCAGCATCCGCAGGTGGAAGCTGTCAACTACCCCGGCCTGCCCAGCAGCCCCTACCACAAGCTGGCCCAGAAATATCTGAAGCGCGGCTACGGCGGCGTGCTCACCTTCGCCATCAAAGGCAGCAAGGAAACCGCCACCCAATTCATCGACAACCTGAAACTCGTGAGCCACTTGGCCAACGTGGGCGACGCCAAGACGCTCATTATCCAGCCCTCGGCTACTACCCACCAGCAGCTTTCCGATGAAGAGCAGCGCGCGGCCGGCGTACTGCCCACGCTGCTGCGTCTGTCGGTAGGTATTGAGCACTTTGACGATATCCGCGCCGATTTGCAGCAGGCTTTCGATGCGGTGCGCAACGCCGCCACGCCCAATACTGCCGAAGGCACCCTACTGCCCGAACCCGAAACTGAACACGCTGCACCGCTGGAAGTGTAA
- the dxs gene encoding 1-deoxy-D-xylulose-5-phosphate synthase, whose translation MIVEPGALLAEINSPDDLKKLSPDQLVQVSQELRQFIVDTVSIYGGHFGASLGVVELSVALHYVFNTPYDQLVWDVGHQAYGHKILTGRRDRFPTNRRYHGMSGFPKRSESEYDSFGVGHSSTSIGAALGMAVASDYKKEFDRQHIAVIGDGAMTAGMAFEALNHAGVANSNLLVILNDNCMSIDPNVGALKEYLADITTSRTYNKVRDELWNVLGKLSKFGPNPQQIARKVEAAMKATLLKQSNLFEALNFRYFGPVDGHDVQHLTTILTDLKSIPGPKILHCVTVKGKGYALAEKDQTLWHAPGLFDKVTGEIHTKTYEKPQPPKYQDVFGHTIVELAEQNDKIMGVTPAMPSGCSLNIMMKAMPDRAFDVGIAEQHAVTFSAGLATQGLVPFCNIYSSFMQRAYDQVLHDVALQKLHVVFCLDRAGFAGADGPTHHGCYDLAYMRCIPNMVVSAPMNEEELRNLMYTATLPENAGPFSIRYPRGEGVMPEWRKPLKKITVGTGRVVREGEGVAVLSIGHIGNYAVKATQQLAAEGLNPGHYDMRFCKPLDEEMLHHIARQYRAIVTVEDGCLPGGFGAAVLEFLADHGYSLPVKRLGIPDRIVEHGTQDELYKECGFDATGIAAALREMSGKVAATSFVETVLL comes from the coding sequence ATGATTGTCGAACCTGGTGCCCTGCTGGCGGAAATCAATTCGCCCGACGACCTGAAAAAGCTCAGCCCCGACCAATTGGTGCAGGTGAGCCAGGAACTGAGGCAATTTATTGTGGATACCGTCTCGATTTACGGCGGCCACTTCGGCGCTTCACTCGGAGTGGTGGAGCTGTCGGTGGCGCTGCATTACGTGTTCAACACGCCCTACGACCAGCTGGTGTGGGACGTGGGACACCAGGCCTACGGCCATAAAATCCTCACCGGCCGCCGCGACCGGTTTCCGACCAACCGCCGCTACCACGGCATGTCGGGCTTCCCCAAGCGCAGCGAAAGTGAGTACGATTCCTTTGGGGTGGGCCACAGCAGCACCAGCATCGGGGCAGCGCTGGGCATGGCCGTGGCTTCCGACTACAAGAAGGAGTTCGACCGCCAGCACATTGCCGTAATCGGTGATGGCGCCATGACGGCTGGTATGGCTTTCGAGGCCCTCAACCATGCCGGCGTGGCCAATTCCAACCTGCTGGTTATCCTCAACGACAACTGCATGAGCATCGACCCCAACGTGGGCGCGCTCAAGGAATACCTTGCCGATATCACTACCTCCCGCACCTACAATAAGGTGCGCGACGAACTGTGGAACGTGCTCGGCAAGCTCAGCAAGTTCGGCCCCAACCCCCAGCAGATTGCCCGCAAAGTAGAGGCCGCCATGAAGGCCACCCTGCTCAAGCAAAGCAACCTGTTCGAGGCCCTGAATTTCCGCTACTTCGGCCCCGTGGATGGCCACGACGTGCAGCACCTGACTACCATCCTCACTGACCTCAAGAGCATTCCGGGCCCCAAAATCCTGCACTGCGTAACGGTGAAGGGTAAAGGTTACGCGTTGGCCGAAAAAGACCAGACCTTATGGCACGCGCCTGGTTTGTTCGATAAGGTGACCGGCGAAATCCACACCAAAACATACGAGAAGCCCCAGCCTCCCAAGTACCAAGATGTGTTTGGGCACACCATCGTGGAGCTGGCAGAGCAGAACGACAAAATCATGGGCGTGACGCCGGCCATGCCTTCGGGCTGCTCGCTCAACATCATGATGAAGGCCATGCCCGACCGCGCCTTCGACGTGGGCATTGCCGAGCAGCACGCTGTGACCTTCTCGGCCGGCCTCGCCACGCAAGGGCTGGTGCCGTTCTGCAACATCTACTCCTCATTCATGCAGCGCGCCTACGACCAGGTGCTGCACGACGTAGCCCTGCAGAAGCTGCACGTAGTGTTCTGCCTCGACCGCGCCGGTTTCGCCGGTGCCGATGGCCCCACGCACCACGGCTGCTACGACTTGGCCTACATGCGCTGCATTCCGAACATGGTGGTTTCGGCCCCCATGAACGAGGAGGAGCTGCGCAACCTCATGTACACGGCCACCCTGCCCGAAAACGCTGGCCCGTTCAGCATCCGCTACCCCCGCGGTGAGGGCGTGATGCCGGAGTGGCGCAAGCCGCTGAAGAAAATTACGGTGGGCACGGGCCGCGTGGTGCGCGAGGGCGAAGGCGTGGCGGTGCTCAGTATCGGCCACATCGGCAACTATGCCGTGAAGGCCACCCAACAACTCGCTGCCGAAGGCCTCAACCCCGGTCACTACGATATGCGCTTCTGCAAGCCCCTCGATGAGGAAATGCTGCACCATATTGCTCGTCAATACAGAGCCATTGTAACGGTAGAGGATGGCTGCCTGCCCGGCGGCTTCGGCGCGGCGGTGCTGGAATTCCTGGCCGACCACGGCTACTCACTGCCCGTGAAGCGCCTCGGCATTCCGGACCGCATTGTGGAGCACGGCACCCAAGATGAACTCTACAAAGAGTGCGGCTTCGACGCCACCGGCATTGCCGCCGCCCTGCGCGAGATGAGCGGAAAGGTAGCTGCTACATCATTCGTGGAAACGGTGCTGCTGTAG
- a CDS encoding lipocalin family protein, producing MKTLTSPFRLLASLLVLLVLFTAASCGSKEGKVEGVNMLYGATSKVWKTDKELSATGDKVKQTDAQEDERITFFANGQYNMTSPAGAVNGKYDFNQAGKTITMTPDGAAQSNTFTVVTLTDDKLTLKSDAGAELRLEKE from the coding sequence ATGAAAACCCTGACCTCCCCTTTCCGCCTTCTGGCCAGCCTGCTTGTCTTATTGGTGCTCTTCACTGCTGCTTCCTGCGGTAGCAAAGAAGGCAAAGTAGAAGGTGTAAATATGCTGTATGGTGCTACCAGCAAAGTGTGGAAAACCGATAAAGAGCTAAGTGCCACCGGCGACAAAGTAAAGCAAACCGATGCTCAGGAAGACGAGCGGATTACCTTCTTTGCCAACGGCCAGTACAACATGACTTCGCCCGCTGGCGCGGTAAATGGTAAATACGACTTCAACCAGGCCGGCAAAACCATTACGATGACGCCCGACGGTGCTGCCCAAAGCAACACGTTTACTGTAGTAACGCTCACTGATGATAAGCTCACGCTAAAGAGCGACGCTGGTGCTGAACTGCGCCTGGAAAAAGAATAA
- a CDS encoding erythromycin esterase family protein yields the protein MFVPIRQLALLSILLLLSSSVRTLAQSAPATTTQALPVHAVRTIDPADTNFSDLDFLRQEIGGARVVMLGEPTHGVGTVTQAKIRLIRFLQERMGFTTVAFESGFYALDRAEREVQTGAPASTATMASVYPVWTETEEFQALLPLLGKNGLRVAGFDSQIGWGNDEMLEELENFLKPEKGADGIAYDYLDECLSMMGEQNIFPPSHQIVLFNMQLGKVRKILERIGAGPDAKRRERAAFWLQHIRSVQALAHDYTTNDPAAKDSADFKAADSNARDAQMADNLLWYLRQHPQEKVLCWGAIGHLSGKVSSLENAELKQFKPMGQIVKAALGEDAVYVLSTLAGSGAHGFGYWGRHQTVPLPAPGTLEANLLAQGQEYSFVSLKHDAPGRRLTTYAFEFLPISGLWSEAIDGLLYLKSIQPPHAATSTVAVLQPATPVSFADMPSAKLGQQNAALRPPVKTGTALALSGTVLDRKTGKPVPFATVAVPARSAGTVTDAQGRFRLAVGRGELVQVSSIGYEPAMLPVQSATALSVQLVPAAFALADVHVIAQSQDPKRIMKKVIRAIEKNYEQQDYVQQTYTHRRIMGFDTLRHEVEYTGQEWTPAEYHHWAGGFLMLEKRPIKRVQEKRTITGGVDGRVYSEPGHGFSGGFDPVRVSPLFKAATVSKFRLQLDSIEQRGGETYYVLSFAAKRASHRATGMGFVKGYSGKLYVRQQDYAITRYESLWQHDTVEVNAIAHKYYGTKSSLRNYFSAVFEDHRTTHVVTYQRSSAGRYYAATSIAQSVETGHVLGRQPFYNQKTCDVYYTPPIVVPAAEVPDVKARPELSGGSTGIWQLSKATYHPEFWQTYQRPAPAAPAPTLEAGN from the coding sequence ATGTTCGTGCCTATCCGCCAATTGGCGCTGCTCAGCATACTGCTTTTGCTCAGCAGCTCCGTCCGCACGCTGGCTCAGTCTGCCCCGGCTACTACTACCCAAGCTCTGCCTGTGCATGCAGTGCGTACGATTGATCCGGCTGATACCAATTTCTCAGATTTGGACTTCCTCCGCCAGGAAATTGGCGGTGCGCGGGTGGTAATGCTCGGCGAGCCGACGCATGGCGTCGGGACGGTTACGCAGGCGAAAATCAGGCTGATACGATTTCTGCAGGAGCGGATGGGTTTTACTACTGTGGCGTTTGAAAGCGGCTTCTACGCACTGGACCGCGCCGAGCGCGAAGTTCAGACGGGCGCGCCGGCCTCGACTGCTACTATGGCTTCGGTATATCCGGTCTGGACGGAAACGGAGGAGTTTCAGGCCCTGCTGCCGCTGCTGGGAAAGAATGGGCTGCGTGTAGCCGGTTTTGACTCGCAGATTGGGTGGGGTAATGATGAGATGCTGGAGGAGCTGGAAAACTTCCTGAAGCCTGAAAAAGGAGCAGATGGCATTGCCTACGATTATCTGGACGAATGCCTGAGTATGATGGGGGAACAAAACATATTTCCGCCTTCTCATCAGATTGTGCTGTTTAACATGCAGCTGGGTAAAGTCCGTAAGATACTGGAAAGGATAGGGGCTGGCCCCGATGCCAAACGGCGGGAGCGGGCCGCGTTCTGGCTACAGCATATACGCAGCGTACAGGCGCTGGCGCACGATTACACTACCAACGACCCCGCCGCTAAGGATTCCGCCGACTTTAAAGCTGCTGACAGCAATGCCCGCGACGCGCAGATGGCCGACAACCTGCTGTGGTATCTGCGCCAGCACCCTCAGGAAAAGGTACTGTGTTGGGGTGCCATCGGGCATTTGTCGGGCAAGGTGAGTAGTCTGGAAAACGCTGAACTGAAGCAGTTCAAACCGATGGGCCAGATCGTGAAAGCGGCTTTGGGTGAGGACGCGGTATACGTACTCAGTACACTGGCCGGTAGCGGCGCCCATGGCTTCGGTTACTGGGGCAGGCACCAGACTGTCCCGCTGCCTGCCCCGGGCACGTTGGAAGCCAATCTGCTGGCCCAGGGGCAAGAGTACAGTTTCGTCAGCCTGAAGCACGATGCGCCGGGCCGCCGCCTGACCACATACGCTTTCGAATTTCTGCCAATTTCCGGCCTCTGGAGTGAGGCCATTGATGGACTTTTATATTTGAAATCCATCCAGCCGCCTCATGCGGCCACGTCAACAGTGGCTGTACTGCAGCCAGCAACTCCAGTTTCCTTCGCAGATATGCCGTCGGCTAAGCTGGGGCAGCAGAACGCGGCCCTTCGCCCGCCTGTCAAAACCGGGACAGCTCTTGCCCTCAGCGGTACGGTGCTCGACCGCAAAACGGGGAAACCGGTACCCTTCGCCACGGTGGCTGTACCCGCCCGCAGCGCCGGCACTGTAACAGATGCCCAGGGCCGGTTCCGGCTGGCAGTGGGCCGGGGCGAACTGGTGCAGGTAAGCAGCATTGGCTACGAGCCCGCTATGCTGCCGGTGCAGAGCGCCACTGCCCTGAGTGTACAACTCGTGCCTGCTGCTTTTGCGCTGGCCGATGTACATGTGATTGCTCAGTCGCAGGATCCGAAACGCATCATGAAAAAGGTGATTAGGGCCATCGAAAAGAACTACGAGCAGCAGGACTATGTGCAGCAAACCTACACGCACCGCCGTATCATGGGGTTTGACACGTTACGTCACGAGGTAGAATATACGGGTCAGGAATGGACACCTGCTGAGTACCACCACTGGGCGGGCGGCTTCCTGATGCTGGAAAAACGGCCCATAAAGCGGGTACAGGAAAAACGGACAATAACCGGGGGAGTAGATGGCCGCGTGTACAGTGAGCCAGGCCATGGTTTTTCCGGAGGCTTCGATCCGGTGCGGGTTTCTCCGCTGTTCAAAGCCGCTACTGTAAGTAAATTTCGGTTGCAGCTGGATAGCATTGAGCAACGCGGTGGAGAAACCTACTACGTCCTCAGCTTTGCGGCCAAACGCGCCAGCCACCGTGCCACCGGAATGGGGTTTGTAAAAGGCTATTCCGGTAAGCTGTACGTGCGGCAGCAGGATTACGCAATAACGCGCTATGAAAGCCTTTGGCAGCACGATACGGTGGAAGTAAACGCCATAGCGCACAAATACTATGGCACCAAAAGCAGCCTGCGCAATTACTTTTCTGCCGTATTTGAGGACCACCGAACCACCCACGTAGTCACATATCAGCGCAGCAGCGCTGGCCGCTACTACGCTGCCACTAGCATAGCCCAATCGGTGGAGACGGGGCATGTACTGGGCCGACAGCCGTTCTACAACCAGAAAACCTGCGACGTATACTATACGCCGCCGATAGTGGTGCCGGCGGCTGAGGTACCCGACGTAAAAGCGCGCCCGGAACTGAGTGGGGGCAGTACCGGTATCTGGCAGCTCTCCAAAGCCACCTACCACCCCGAGTTCTGGCAAACCTACCAACGTCCCGCGCCCGCCGCGCCGGCCCCAACGCTGGAAGCCGGTAACTAA
- a CDS encoding SRPBCC family protein, protein MFPVKRQYRHYAIAAGAGLTLALLGRFVFASNLLNDAGGLLMLCFLLLVPMALGAVTAHFTPPSTSKLWRTVLGPVVTVMLFLFTALLFHLEGMICVLIISPLFLLTSWIGAYAYDIITRNKSDNNRTYVVAAFALLPFVLAPLEAQLNTPTDSRRVENTVLIQAPAAVVWQHIIRVPAIQAHDLGASLVDDIGFPRPVEATLSHEGVGGVRRATFERGVEFIETVDLWEPRRRLSFSIVPNTATIPPTTFDEHVTVGGRFFDVLRGTYELQPAGPGRTRLILYSQQRLSTRLNPYAGLWTDWVMSEIQRRILSVIKRRCETALPATAYTRKTPVS, encoded by the coding sequence ATGTTCCCCGTTAAGCGTCAGTATCGCCATTATGCCATTGCGGCCGGAGCCGGCCTCACCCTGGCCCTGCTGGGCCGGTTCGTATTCGCCAGCAACCTGCTGAATGATGCCGGTGGTCTACTCATGCTCTGCTTTCTGTTGCTGGTACCCATGGCTCTGGGAGCTGTTACGGCCCATTTTACGCCGCCCAGCACCTCTAAACTGTGGCGCACGGTGCTGGGACCAGTCGTAACGGTCATGCTGTTTTTGTTCACGGCCCTGCTCTTTCACCTGGAAGGTATGATCTGCGTGCTCATCATTTCTCCACTCTTCTTACTGACCTCGTGGATTGGGGCATATGCGTACGATATCATCACTCGCAACAAATCCGACAACAACCGCACTTACGTGGTGGCCGCCTTTGCGCTGCTGCCGTTTGTGCTGGCCCCGCTGGAAGCCCAGCTAAACACGCCCACGGATAGCCGCCGCGTCGAAAACACGGTACTCATTCAGGCACCGGCGGCCGTGGTATGGCAGCATATTATTCGGGTGCCGGCCATTCAGGCCCACGATTTAGGGGCCAGTCTAGTGGACGACATCGGGTTTCCGAGGCCAGTGGAAGCGACGCTCAGCCACGAAGGTGTGGGCGGCGTGCGCCGGGCCACTTTTGAACGGGGCGTGGAGTTCATTGAAACGGTGGACCTGTGGGAGCCCCGGCGGCGCCTCTCGTTCAGCATAGTACCCAACACGGCCACTATTCCACCCACCACCTTTGACGAGCACGTAACCGTAGGCGGCCGGTTTTTTGATGTGCTACGCGGTACTTACGAACTGCAACCGGCAGGCCCCGGCCGCACCCGCTTGATTCTCTACAGCCAGCAACGCCTCAGCACCCGTCTCAACCCCTACGCCGGCCTCTGGACCGACTGGGTAATGTCGGAAATTCAGCGGCGCATTCTGTCAGTTATTAAGCGGCGGTGCGAAACGGCGCTGCCCGCTACGGCCTATACACGCAAAACGCCCGTTTCCTGA
- a CDS encoding YceI family protein has translation MAATKWVLDPMHSEVQFKIKHLVISTVTGAFKKFDGSAETEGDSFDNAQVRMSLDVDSIDTNQEQRDQHLKADDFFAVATYPNITFESTGLTKSGSDYKLTGNLTIKDVTKPVTLDVEYGGTATDFYGNTKAGFEVSGKINRKDFGLTWEGITEAGSIVVGEDVKLLASVQFAKQAE, from the coding sequence ATGGCAGCTACCAAGTGGGTTCTGGACCCGATGCACTCCGAAGTACAGTTCAAGATCAAGCATCTCGTTATTTCGACGGTAACCGGCGCGTTCAAGAAGTTCGATGGCTCGGCCGAAACCGAGGGCGACTCGTTCGACAACGCCCAGGTACGCATGAGCCTCGATGTGGACAGCATCGACACGAACCAGGAGCAGCGCGACCAGCACCTGAAGGCCGACGACTTCTTTGCCGTTGCTACATACCCCAACATTACCTTCGAATCGACCGGCCTGACCAAATCCGGCTCCGACTATAAGCTCACCGGCAACCTCACCATTAAGGACGTAACCAAGCCAGTTACGCTGGATGTGGAGTACGGCGGTACGGCTACCGATTTCTACGGCAACACCAAGGCCGGCTTTGAAGTGAGCGGCAAAATCAACCGCAAAGACTTCGGCCTGACCTGGGAAGGCATCACCGAGGCCGGCTCCATCGTGGTGGGCGAAGACGTGAAGCTGCTGGCCAGCGTGCAGTTCGCCAAGCAAGCCGAGTAA
- a CDS encoding lysylphosphatidylglycerol synthase transmembrane domain-containing protein, translating into MPQLTETSTEDQQLLDKLRPSRIVLPVLIGLSVVGFMFWRSYKPGDLAPLANAKPLWLLLMLVVLVARDAGYVYRIRYLTQKVLSWRAALDVIMLWEFSSCVLPSAVGGTAVAPVLLHKEGIPLGKSVAYIMATAMLDNLYYVLAVPLVVLIGGDALYPHEALQGGLVATLRIGFILSYVFVTVYALLMLYAIFINPQSVKRLLVRLFTLRGLRRWRNKAYKMGNEMVLASAELRNNGRAYWLRAALSTAFVWTARYLVIGCLIAAFIDVSWPEFWLIFGRNLTYKVILLIAITPGGAGIAEGAFPTFFGKFIGTATMTNFMVLIYRVVTYYLYLVLGAVFLPRWVARIYGKPKVAQIMHS; encoded by the coding sequence ATGCCCCAGCTAACCGAAACCTCAACCGAAGACCAACAGCTGCTCGACAAGCTCCGCCCCTCGCGGATTGTGCTGCCGGTGCTCATCGGCCTGAGCGTGGTAGGCTTTATGTTCTGGCGCAGCTACAAGCCCGGCGACCTAGCCCCGCTGGCCAACGCCAAGCCGCTTTGGCTGCTGCTGATGCTGGTGGTGCTGGTGGCCCGCGACGCCGGCTACGTGTACCGCATCCGCTACCTCACTCAGAAAGTGTTGAGCTGGCGCGCCGCCCTCGACGTGATTATGCTCTGGGAATTTTCGTCATGCGTGCTGCCCTCGGCGGTAGGCGGCACGGCGGTGGCCCCGGTGCTGCTGCATAAGGAGGGCATTCCGCTGGGCAAATCGGTGGCTTACATCATGGCCACGGCCATGCTCGACAACCTGTACTATGTGCTGGCCGTGCCACTGGTAGTGCTCATCGGGGGCGATGCGCTGTACCCGCACGAGGCCTTGCAGGGCGGACTGGTGGCCACGCTGCGTATTGGGTTTATTTTAAGCTACGTGTTCGTGACGGTGTACGCGCTGCTGATGCTGTACGCCATTTTCATCAATCCGCAGTCGGTGAAGCGGCTGCTGGTGCGGCTGTTTACGCTGCGCGGCCTGCGCCGCTGGCGTAACAAGGCCTACAAGATGGGCAACGAAATGGTGCTGGCCTCAGCCGAACTGCGCAACAACGGCCGCGCCTATTGGCTGCGCGCGGCCCTGAGCACTGCCTTTGTCTGGACGGCCCGCTACCTAGTCATCGGCTGCCTGATTGCGGCGTTTATCGACGTGAGCTGGCCGGAGTTCTGGCTGATTTTCGGCCGCAACCTCACCTACAAAGTCATCCTGCTGATTGCCATTACCCCCGGCGGCGCGGGCATTGCCGAGGGTGCGTTTCCCACGTTCTTCGGCAAGTTCATCGGCACTGCCACCATGACCAATTTCATGGTGCTCATTTACCGCGTCGTCACGTATTACCTATACCTAGTGCTGGGCGCAGTATTCCTGCCCCGCTGGGTGGCCCGCATCTACGGCAAGCCCAAAGTAGCACAGATCATGCATTCCTGA
- a CDS encoding LysM peptidoglycan-binding domain-containing protein, translated as MGLFDFLSNEGEKKPVEPAAKPAAGGATDFFGNADKTAAAGETYTVVSGDSLSKIARNHYGDGSKWHQIYEANKAIIGSDPDKIEVGQVLTLPKAVS; from the coding sequence ATGGGACTGTTCGATTTTCTCTCCAACGAAGGCGAAAAAAAACCGGTTGAACCCGCCGCAAAACCGGCTGCCGGTGGTGCCACGGATTTCTTCGGCAACGCTGATAAAACAGCCGCCGCCGGTGAAACCTACACGGTAGTAAGCGGTGATTCCCTTTCCAAAATTGCTCGCAACCATTACGGCGACGGCTCCAAATGGCACCAGATTTACGAAGCCAACAAAGCCATTATCGGCTCTGACCCCGACAAAATTGAGGTAGGCCAGGTACTTACGCTACCCAAAGCTGTAAGCTAG